One part of the Bicyclus anynana chromosome 8, ilBicAnyn1.1, whole genome shotgun sequence genome encodes these proteins:
- the LOC112050079 gene encoding apoptosis-inducing factor 3 isoform X1 produces MKCFYLFRSCGFSRLCSVEYLWLRSYGARRVVQGQQILTSNKMGSSYSRSYSPNCGPAKSEPENRGTISRTDSTCEYVESVVCKENDLKENEMKVFELGEEGKVLVVKQNGEFSAVGTKCTHYGAPLVSGALGDGRIRCPWHGACFNLKTGDIEDFPGFDSLPCYQVTVSEKGEVKVRAKLSDLKSNKRIKDMGLTSSLDESSVVIVGGGPSGATCAETLRSEGFTGRITVVAKENYLPYDRIKVSKIGTVTDIDKLQARSQQYYQDANINVIKGVEVTKLNADSKSVELSDGSKLSFSSLYLATGSKPRVPDIPGVDLKNIFTVRNFDDSINILKTLGTEKDKDVVVLGLSFIGLETASSCVSKAKSMTVVGKDVAPLGQIFGKEIGQSLQKLFQDNGVSFYFETTIVKCNGENGVIKSVELTNGTTLPADMLILGVGTTFYTEFLRDSGITLKPNGAVVVTDKLETNIKNIYAGGDIAFAPVYALDNEPMSIGHIGLAQYHGQVAAKNILKKETPLKTVPFFWTMVFGKSIRYAGCGKPVSFQIEGDISSLKFVIFFFNEAEKVISVASCMRDPVVSQFAELLYQGKPLYKKDLKDDPFAWIKNIN; encoded by the exons atgaaatgtttttatttatttcgcagTTGTGGTTTTAGCCGTTTGTGTAGTGTAGAATATTTGTGGCTAAGGTCGTACGGCGCCCGGCGGGTTGTTCAAG GTCAACAGATCTTAACATCAAACAAAATGGGAAGTTCCTACTCCAGGTCGTATTCACCAAATTGTGGCCCAGCAAAAAGTGAACCCGAAAACC gTGGAACTATATCGCGCACTGATTCAACTTGTGAATATGTTGAGTCTGTGGTGTGTAAAGAGAATGATCTCAAAGAAAATGAGATGAAAGTGTTTGAACTTGGAGAAGAAGGGAAAGTGTTAGTTGTCAAACAGAATGGAGAATTTAGTGCTGTAGGCACTAAGTGTACTCATTACGGAGCCCCATTGGTGTCTGGGGCCTTAGGTGACGGTAGAATAAGATGCCCCTGGCACGGAGCATGCTTCAATTTAAAAACAGGAGACATTGAGGACTTCCCTGGATTTGATTCTCTGCCTTGCTATCAAGTCACTGTATCTGAAAAAGGAGAAGTTAAG gttAGAGCTAAACTTAGCGACTTGAAGTCCAACAAACGAATAAAAGATATGGGATTGACGTCATCGCTTGATGAGTCATCCGTCGTGATCGTCGGCGGCGGCCCGTCGGGCGCGACCTGCGCAGAGACGCTTCGGAGCGAAGGCTTCACTGGACGAATTACTGTAGTCGCTAAGGAGAACTACTTACCATACGACAGAATAAAGGTATCGAAGATCGGCACGGTGACTGACATAGATAAACTGCAGGCCAGATCTCAGCAGTACTATCAAGACGCAAACATAAATGTTATAAAAGGAGTCGAAGTGACCAAACTGAACGCAGACAGCAAATCCGTAGAATTAAGCGACGGCTCGAAATTATCATTTAGTTCGTTGTATCTCGCTACCGGTTCAAAGCCGCGCGTACCTGATATACCAGGCgtagatttaaaaaacatatttacagtTCGAAACTTCGATGACTCTATTAACATTCTTAAAACGTTGGGTACAGAAAAAGATAAAGATGTTGTGGTCTTAGGCTTGAGTTTTATTGGTTTGGAGACTGCTTCCTCGTGCGTCTCGAAAGCCAAATCTATGACTGTAGTGGGCAAAGACGTCGCGCCTCTCGGTCAAATATTCGGTAAAGAAATAGGTCAGAGTCTCCAAAAATTATTCCAAGATAATGGAGTTTCGTTCTATTTTGAAACCACTATTGTGAAATGTAATGGTGAAAATGGCGTAATTAAATCTGTAGAATTGACCAACGGTACAACACTTCCTGCTGATATGTTAATTTTGGGTGTGGGAACCACATTCTACACAGAATTTCTCAGAGATAGTGGTATCACATTAAAACCAAACGGTGCGGTTGTAGTCACTGATAAGTTGGAAACTAATATCAAAAACATATACGCCGGTGGCGATATTGCTTTCGCTCCAGTTTACGCTTTAGATAATGAACCTATGTCTATTGGACATATAGGCTTAGCCCAATACCATGGTCAAGTCGCAGCTAAGAATATTCTAAAGAAAGAAACACCTCTCAAAACTGTCCCATTTTTCTGGACAATGGTATTTGGCAAGTCAATTCGTTATGCTGGATGTGGTAAACCTGTCAGTTTCCAAATTGAAGGGGATATctcatcattaaaatttgttatatttttctttaatgagGCTGAAAAAGTAATTTCGGTTGCGTCATGTATGAGAGATCCTGTCGTGTCACAATTTGCGGAACTGCTTTATCAGGGTAAACCACTGTACAAAAAAGATCTGAAAGATGATCCATTTGCttggattaaaaatataaattag
- the LOC112050079 gene encoding apoptosis-inducing factor 3 isoform X2 gives MGSSYSRSYSPNCGPAKSEPENRGTISRTDSTCEYVESVVCKENDLKENEMKVFELGEEGKVLVVKQNGEFSAVGTKCTHYGAPLVSGALGDGRIRCPWHGACFNLKTGDIEDFPGFDSLPCYQVTVSEKGEVKVRAKLSDLKSNKRIKDMGLTSSLDESSVVIVGGGPSGATCAETLRSEGFTGRITVVAKENYLPYDRIKVSKIGTVTDIDKLQARSQQYYQDANINVIKGVEVTKLNADSKSVELSDGSKLSFSSLYLATGSKPRVPDIPGVDLKNIFTVRNFDDSINILKTLGTEKDKDVVVLGLSFIGLETASSCVSKAKSMTVVGKDVAPLGQIFGKEIGQSLQKLFQDNGVSFYFETTIVKCNGENGVIKSVELTNGTTLPADMLILGVGTTFYTEFLRDSGITLKPNGAVVVTDKLETNIKNIYAGGDIAFAPVYALDNEPMSIGHIGLAQYHGQVAAKNILKKETPLKTVPFFWTMVFGKSIRYAGCGKPVSFQIEGDISSLKFVIFFFNEAEKVISVASCMRDPVVSQFAELLYQGKPLYKKDLKDDPFAWIKNIN, from the exons ATGGGAAGTTCCTACTCCAGGTCGTATTCACCAAATTGTGGCCCAGCAAAAAGTGAACCCGAAAACC gTGGAACTATATCGCGCACTGATTCAACTTGTGAATATGTTGAGTCTGTGGTGTGTAAAGAGAATGATCTCAAAGAAAATGAGATGAAAGTGTTTGAACTTGGAGAAGAAGGGAAAGTGTTAGTTGTCAAACAGAATGGAGAATTTAGTGCTGTAGGCACTAAGTGTACTCATTACGGAGCCCCATTGGTGTCTGGGGCCTTAGGTGACGGTAGAATAAGATGCCCCTGGCACGGAGCATGCTTCAATTTAAAAACAGGAGACATTGAGGACTTCCCTGGATTTGATTCTCTGCCTTGCTATCAAGTCACTGTATCTGAAAAAGGAGAAGTTAAG gttAGAGCTAAACTTAGCGACTTGAAGTCCAACAAACGAATAAAAGATATGGGATTGACGTCATCGCTTGATGAGTCATCCGTCGTGATCGTCGGCGGCGGCCCGTCGGGCGCGACCTGCGCAGAGACGCTTCGGAGCGAAGGCTTCACTGGACGAATTACTGTAGTCGCTAAGGAGAACTACTTACCATACGACAGAATAAAGGTATCGAAGATCGGCACGGTGACTGACATAGATAAACTGCAGGCCAGATCTCAGCAGTACTATCAAGACGCAAACATAAATGTTATAAAAGGAGTCGAAGTGACCAAACTGAACGCAGACAGCAAATCCGTAGAATTAAGCGACGGCTCGAAATTATCATTTAGTTCGTTGTATCTCGCTACCGGTTCAAAGCCGCGCGTACCTGATATACCAGGCgtagatttaaaaaacatatttacagtTCGAAACTTCGATGACTCTATTAACATTCTTAAAACGTTGGGTACAGAAAAAGATAAAGATGTTGTGGTCTTAGGCTTGAGTTTTATTGGTTTGGAGACTGCTTCCTCGTGCGTCTCGAAAGCCAAATCTATGACTGTAGTGGGCAAAGACGTCGCGCCTCTCGGTCAAATATTCGGTAAAGAAATAGGTCAGAGTCTCCAAAAATTATTCCAAGATAATGGAGTTTCGTTCTATTTTGAAACCACTATTGTGAAATGTAATGGTGAAAATGGCGTAATTAAATCTGTAGAATTGACCAACGGTACAACACTTCCTGCTGATATGTTAATTTTGGGTGTGGGAACCACATTCTACACAGAATTTCTCAGAGATAGTGGTATCACATTAAAACCAAACGGTGCGGTTGTAGTCACTGATAAGTTGGAAACTAATATCAAAAACATATACGCCGGTGGCGATATTGCTTTCGCTCCAGTTTACGCTTTAGATAATGAACCTATGTCTATTGGACATATAGGCTTAGCCCAATACCATGGTCAAGTCGCAGCTAAGAATATTCTAAAGAAAGAAACACCTCTCAAAACTGTCCCATTTTTCTGGACAATGGTATTTGGCAAGTCAATTCGTTATGCTGGATGTGGTAAACCTGTCAGTTTCCAAATTGAAGGGGATATctcatcattaaaatttgttatatttttctttaatgagGCTGAAAAAGTAATTTCGGTTGCGTCATGTATGAGAGATCCTGTCGTGTCACAATTTGCGGAACTGCTTTATCAGGGTAAACCACTGTACAAAAAAGATCTGAAAGATGATCCATTTGCttggattaaaaatataaattag
- the LOC112050080 gene encoding ribosomal protein 63, mitochondrial has product MKLTLCLFRRNRLPNGHIFRGKDRLVRKVEPKHLRKLEQNFAVEEQNMFYLRHPYLTEEESHGHAKALGKQEARKKQFADTTKRMFKEDVTLYERLQHLRVKEGWD; this is encoded by the exons ATGAAGTTAACGTTATGTTTGTTTCGTCGTAATAGACTTCCAAATGGTCATATATTTCGGGGTAAAGACCGTCTAGTCAGAAAAGTAGAACCCAAACACCTTCGTAAATTGGAACAAAACTTTGCTGTTGAAGagcaaaatatgttttatctgCGACATCCATACTTAACAGAG GAAGAAAGCCATGGACATGCAAAAGCATTGGGTAAACAGGAAGCTAGGAAAAAACAATTTGCGGACACAACCAAGAGAATGTTCAAAGAAGATGTCACATTATACGAACGGTTACAGCATCTGAGAGTCAAAGAAGGGTGGGATTAG
- the LOC112050099 gene encoding signal peptide peptidase-like 3 produces the protein MAQVGANMEYQEYKWAYSIMDSSKVSACLISMLLIVYGSFRSLNMEREARERAEREREASLLGTGGKSTTSSSCNSNVQTLSTMQALCFPLGSSVALLIMFFFFDSMQTLVAICTAIIACAALAFLLTPLCQYVAGGGAASRSALCGRYTAPELAAALLAAAIVAVWVLTGHWLLMDAMGMGLCVTFIALIRLPSLKVSTLLLTGLLLYDVFWVFFSSYIFTTNVMVKVATRPAENPMNVVARRLQLGGAMRDAPKLSLPAKLVFPSMHHQGHFSMLGLGDIVMPGLLLCFVLRYDAYKKANLVCQMGQVPGPRSMGSRLTYFHCSLLGYFLGLLTATVSAEVFKAAQPALLYLVPFTLLPLLTMAYVKGDLRRMWSEPFIAPPAGKLGADFDV, from the exons ATGGCGCAAGTGGGAGCTAACATGGAATATCAAGAGTACAAATGGGCCTACTCAATTATGGACTCTTCAAA AGTGTCAGCATGCCTTATATCTATGCTGCTAATAGTGTACGGCAGCTTCCGTTCTTTGAACATGGAGCGAGAGGCGAGAGAGAGAGCGGAGAGAGAGAGGGAGGCTAGCCTGCTCGGCACTGGTGGAAAGTCTACCACCAGCTCATCGTGTAACAGCA ACGTGCAGACACTGAGTACGATGCAAGCGCTCTGCTTCCCGCTCGGCTCGTCGGTGGCGCTGCTCATCATGTTCTTCTTCTTCGACTCCATGCAGACACTTGTCGCCATATGCACTGCCA TAATAGCGTGCGCGGCGCTCGCGTTCCTGCTGACGCCGCTGTGCCAGTAcgtggcgggcggcggcgcggcgtccCGCAGCGCGCTGTGCGGCCGCTACACCGCGCCCGAGCTGGCCGCGGCGCTGCTGGCCGCCGCCATCGTCGCCGTGTGGGTGCTCACGGGCCACTGGCTGCTCATGGACG CGATGGGCATGGGGCTGTGCGTGACGTTCATTGCGCTGATCCGGCTGCCGTCGCTCAAGGTGTCCACGCTGCTGCTCACCGGCCTGCTGCTGTACGACGTGTTCTGGGTGTTCTTCTCCTCCTACATCTTCACCACCAATGTCATGGTCAAGGTTGCTACCAG GCCAGCTGAAAACCCAATGAACGTTGTGGCGCGTCGACTCCAACTGGGCGGCGCGATGCGGGACGCGCCCAAGCTGTCTCTACCCGCTAAACTCGTGTTCCCGTCGATGCATCATCAGGGACACTTCTCCATGCTTG GTCTCGGAGACATAGTCATGCCTGGCTTATTGCTGTGCTTTGTTTTGCGGTATGACGCCTACAAGAAAGCCAATCTCGTTTGCCAAATGGGTCAAGTGCCAGGCCCAAGATCTATG GGTTCTCGGCTGACGTACTTCCACTGCTCGCTGCTGGGCTACTTCCTGGGGCTGCTGACGGCGACGGTGTCGGCCGAGGTGTTCAAGGCGGCGCAGCCCGCGCTGCTGTACCTCGTGCCCTTCACGCTGCTGCCGCTGCTCACCATGGCGTACGTCAAG GGAGACCTGCGGAGAATGTGGAGCGAACCGTTCATAGCCCCGCCGGCCGGCAAGCTGGGGGCGGACTTCGACGTGTGA